In one window of Helianthus annuus cultivar XRQ/B chromosome 17, HanXRQr2.0-SUNRISE, whole genome shotgun sequence DNA:
- the LOC110921256 gene encoding thaumatin-like protein, whose amino-acid sequence MTTFTLSIFLLLIFLFRSTNAAVFTILNNCPYTVWVGAVPGGGQQLNSGQTWALSVPSSTVGRIWPRTNCNFDGSGRGKCQTGDCNGLLRCQNYGTPPNTLAEYSLNQYNNLDFFDMSLADGFNVPMEFKPSSGGCTRGILCKSDINGQCPNELRAPGGCNNPCTVFKTNEYCCVSGGNCSPTDFPRFFKTRCPDAYSYPKDDQTSTFTCPGGTNYSVVLCP is encoded by the coding sequence ATGACCACATTCACCCTTTCCATTTTCCTTCTCTTAATTTTTCTTTTTCGCTCCACCAATGCGGCAGTTTTCACTATTCTAAACAACTGTCCGTACACCGTTTGGGTAGGTGCCGTGCCTGGTGGCGGCCAACAACTTAACTCGGGTCAAACCTGGGCTTTATCCGTCCCATCTAGCACAGTAGGGCGTATATGGCCCCGTACCAATTGCAACTTTGATGGTTCTGGACGAGGCAAGTGTCAAACCGGTGATTGTAATGGTCTCCTACGATGCCAAAACTATGGTACACCACCCAATACATTGGCCGAGTACTCTCTAAATCAGtacaacaatcttgatttctttGATATGTCTCTTGCGGACGGATTCAATGTGCCAATGGAATTTAAGCCCAGTTCTGGTGGGTGCACCCGTGGTATCTTATGTAAATCGGATATTAATGGCCAGTGTCCTAACGAGTTACGGGCTCCTGGTGGGTGCAATAACCCTTGCACCGTGTTCAAAACTAATGAATATTGTTGCGTCTCAGGAGGAAATTGTTCGCCAACCGACTTTCCAAGGTTTTTTAAGACAAGGTGTCCTGATGCATATAGTTATCCTAAGGATGATCAAACTAGCACATTTACATGTCCCGGTGGAACCAACTATAGTGTTGTATTATGCCCTTGA